From the Roseofilum casamattae BLCC-M143 genome, the window CGGACATCACCGCCGAGAAAAAAGACGAGTTTGGGCCATTCCAGTAACTGAGTTTGAGTCCCTCTATCAATCGGAACAATGGGTGGGCTTACAAACCATAGTTGCGGTAGAAAGAACTCGTCATCTCTGGAATAAAACAACTTACGAAGTCCAATTCTACCTGTCTTCTTTACCGGCCAATGCTCAAGTTTTAGGCAACATTATTCGCCAACATTGGGGTATTGAAAACCAGGTTCATTGGACTTTAGATGTGACCTTTAATGAAGATTCCAGTCGGATTCGTTCCGGTCATAGTCCTCACAACTTTGCCCTTCTCAGACGTTGGGCGCTCAATGCTCTTCGTCAGGAAACTACTCTCAAGCGTAGTTTACGACAGAAGCAGAAGCGGGCAGCTATGAATAATGACTATATGTTCTCTATCCTCAGTTCCTTTTGTCAAGGGTGATTGAGATGCTCTTACCCTGCTCAATCTACAGTCAAAAATCAATTGGGTCGCCCGACTAATCGACCGACTCTCCGTTGGATTTTCCAGTGTTTTCAGTCCATTCACTGGTTCTTTCAATCGGGAGAGGTACAGGTTTCTAATCTGACTGAGGAACGTTTACATCTACTCAAATTTTTTCCGGCTTCGAGTCAAAGATATTATTTGCCCGATAAAATGGTCTGACCTTCATTACGATTGAATTATTGTCCTCATGGTAGCATTTTTCCACTACCAAACATCGGGTGATGGACATTTTTCCTCCTCAATTACGTTTCACCGGATATTCTAGACACTGACTGGGCTTTGAGCCATAAAATTGCCTCTATTTTCCGGTGATTTCTCCTGATTCTCCAGTTTTTTTCCGGGAAAATATTCCCTGCACTTGGTCTCATTTTCTGTGCTACATTTTGTCGTGCGGAATGTGGGTTAAAAAGGGACGAACAACCGTTCGCCCCTGTACTGAGATAGTTGGAGATTGTCCAATACTTTAGAGAACAGCAAGTGTCTCTGGAAA encodes:
- a CDS encoding ISAs1 family transposase — translated: GHHRREKRRVWAIPVTEFESLYQSEQWVGLQTIVAVERTRHLWNKTTYEVQFYLSSLPANAQVLGNIIRQHWGIENQVHWTLDVTFNEDSSRIRSGHSPHNFALLRRWALNALRQETTLKRSLRQKQKRAAMNNDYMFSILSSFCQG